The following nucleotide sequence is from Halobacillus mangrovi.
TTTTTCAATACTCCAACACTTATCGTTTTCCGATTGACATGTTCAACATCAGTATGCGGGATGGCAACCGCTACCCCTGCTGTCGGTAGCCCCGTCGCATATTCTTCTTCTCGAGCTATGATAGCTGGGGGAAAAGTTTCTTTCACTAACTTTTGCTCCACGAGGTTCCTGCTCATAACTTCTAACACATCTTCTTTTGAATTTGCCTCTACACCAAGTAGAATGACGGACTCATTAAAGTAGATTTCGCTCATTTTATTCACCACATTATTAATAATATTGTTACTGGAATGTTATTCAGTGGAATAGGTCTGGATCAAGTCCTGGATTTCTTTAAAGTCGTTGGACTCTATGATTCTGTTCCTATCTTTTTGCGACCCTGCTAAGTTCATCAATTGCATCAATGCATGCATATGTTTTTTCTTATCTACTGCCGAAATGACCACTATGATGTGAACAGTTTCTTCTGCAG
It contains:
- a CDS encoding PTS sugar transporter subunit IIA encodes the protein MSEIYFNESVILLGVEANSKEDVLEVMSRNLVEQKLVKETFPPAIIAREEEYATGLPTAGVAVAIPHTDVEHVNRKTISVGVLKNTVDFGVMGDDKETIPVQIVFLLAMDEAHSQLSLLQQLMKVFQNEDVLLSILNDQNKTSIRDLMEEKLDFGALEGEK